The Haloterrigena turkmenica DSM 5511 genome includes the window TTCGTGAGGGTGGTGACGAGGGTGCGCTCGTCGCGCGCGATGCGCTCGTCGATGCGGTCCATCAGGTCGTCGATCTGGCCGCTGGCCGGCGAGACCTCGATCTCGGGGTCGACGAGGTGGGTGGGCCGAACGATCTGTTCGACGATCTGGTCGCTCTCCTCGCGCTCGTAGTCGCCCGGCGTCGCCGAGACGTACAGCGTCTGGTTCGTCTTCTCCTGGAACTCTTCGAACGTGAGCGGCCGGTTGTCGTAGGCCGTCGGGAGTCGGAAGCCGTTCTCGACCAACGAGTCCTTGCGCGACTTGTCGCCGGCGTACTGGCCGCGGACCTGCGGGAGGGTCACGTGGGACTCGTCGACGACGGTCAGGAAGTCATCCGGGAAGTAGTCCAGCAGCGTGTACGGTGCGTCGCCCGACTCGCGGTCCGAGAGGTAGACCGAGTAGTTCTCGATGCCCGAACAGTAACCCGTCTCCTGCATCATCTCGAGGTCGAAGCTCGTTCGCTCCTCGATGCGCTGGGCGGCGATCATGTCGCCTTGTCGTTCGAAGTAGGAGATGCGCTTGTCGAGGTCGGTCCGGATCTCGTCCATCGCCTCCTCGAGCGTGGTCTCCGGGATCGAGTAGTGCTCTGCCGGGTGGACGAGGACGGCCTGCTGGTCGCCCTGGGTCTTCCCCTCGAGGGGGTCGACCTTCACCATGCGGTCGATCTCGTCGCCCCAGAGTTCCACACGGACGGCGTAGCGGCCGTACATCGGGTAGATCTCGACGGTGTCGCCCCGCACGCGGAAGGTCCCCTGCGTGAAGTCGACGTCGTTGCGCTCGTAGTTCAGGTCCACCAGCCGCTTCAGCAACTCGTCGCGGCCGACCTCCTCGCCGACCTCGAGTCGCATGGACATGTCGACGTAGTTGCGCGGGTCACCGAGGCCGTAGATCGCCGAGACCGAAGCGACGACGATGACGTCCTCGCGCGTGAGGAGGGAACGGGTGGCCGAGTGGCGCAGGCGGTCGATCTCGTCGTTGATCGAGGCGTCCTTGTCGATGTAGGTGTCGGTCTGCTCGACGTAGGCCTCGGGCTGGTAGTAGTCGTAGTAGGAGACGAAG containing:
- the uvrB gene encoding excinuclease ABC subunit UvrB; protein product: MSDSDSRGPLQPDRPDVDRPFTVDAPFEPAGDQPEAIEQLAEGFRQGMDKQTLLGVTGSGKTNTVSWLIEEIQKPTLVIAHNKTLAAQLYEEFRNLFPENAVEYFVSYYDYYQPEAYVEQTDTYIDKDASINDEIDRLRHSATRSLLTREDVIVVASVSAIYGLGDPRNYVDMSMRLEVGEEVGRDELLKRLVDLNYERNDVDFTQGTFRVRGDTVEIYPMYGRYAVRVELWGDEIDRMVKVDPLEGKTQGDQQAVLVHPAEHYSIPETTLEEAMDEIRTDLDKRISYFERQGDMIAAQRIEERTSFDLEMMQETGYCSGIENYSVYLSDRESGDAPYTLLDYFPDDFLTVVDESHVTLPQVRGQYAGDKSRKDSLVENGFRLPTAYDNRPLTFEEFQEKTNQTLYVSATPGDYEREESDQIVEQIVRPTHLVDPEIEVSPASGQIDDLMDRIDERIARDERTLVTTLTKRMAEDLTEYLEEAGVDVAYMHDETDTLERHEIIRSLRLGEIDVLVGINLLREGLDIPEVSLVAILDADQEGFLRSETTLVQTMGRAARNVNGEVVLYADDPSNAMESAIEETQRRRRIQQEYNEEHGLEPTTIEKEVGETNLPGSKTETTQVSGREIEDEEEAERYIAELEDRMDEAASNLEFELAADIRDRIREVREEFDLAGGEDEGIAPPTEEF